The following is a genomic window from Falco naumanni isolate bFalNau1 chromosome 10, bFalNau1.pat, whole genome shotgun sequence.
CACAGCTAGGGTCCTACGGCTGCCCCGGGCTTGGTGACGTGGGGCCCGGCCCCAAGGCTGCCCAGAACACCGGGCCCCacggctcccccagccccgaggACGCGGGGCCTGGCCTGGTCCCGGGGCCGTACCTCagccccgcccgccgcccgtCGGGCCTTGCCGCCCCCTCGGCCTCGCCGGGCGCCTCCATGTTGGACGGCGCCGCTCTGGCCGCTCGCCTCGGTGGTGGCTCGCGCCCAATCCTCCCGGCCCCGCAACCAACAAGTGCAGCGGCCAGAGCGGCGCTTGTATAGCTCCTCCAGCCGCGCGCTTCCGTTCCCGCCTCGGTGGCTGCGCTGTTGCCGTGGAGACGGAAGATGGCGGCCGCAGGTCAGCGCTCGGCCGCTCCCGGGCTgcggaggcggggggggggggggggcgtgttACACGGCGGGGACCACCGGCAACCCCGGATTGCCTGTGCACCGGCGAAGCGCGCCGGGGGACACGGCGGCCCACCGGGGCGGCTGCTCGGGGCGCTTCGGCCTCCCTAGGGACTGGGGccgggggggaaggggaggccTGGGGATGTGTGGGGAGACCAGAGGGGACCCGGGGGCCGCGCAGGGAGAGGACACCTGCGTGGCGGCTGTGTGAAGGACGGGGGGTGGCATGGGACCTGGGGGTGCGGGGAGCTGCCCCCTTTCCCTGCCACGTCCCACCCTGTGGCTCCTTTCCAGGGAAGGAAGGCCTCAGCGCAGCACTCTCTTGCCAGGACATGGGGCACCCCCCGTTGTCCTGGACCCCTCGTCCCTCCAAGCACCACCTTACCTCCTTTCTCCggcactgctgtgctgctgtccccgggcagaagcaggcaggagggctctgCCTCCTCGCTTGTCCCCAGCTAGCCTCGCTCCCTCACTGTGTCCTCATCTCCTGCCTGAGCAGCTGCCCCAAGTGGGGTGCGCGGTCCTGGGGTGGGGCCAGGGAGGGTGATGCTGGGACACAGCGTGCCCAAACCTGCCCCCATAGCATGGCCTGCTCAGCACTGCCCACAGAGCCGTCGGCAGCTTTAGGGTTTGTCCAGTAGGAGAGGTGTGAATAACCTGCCCGGACACTGCTCCCTGGGACTCTCACGTCTCCCTCGTCCGTGTGTTTCTTCACATCTGTTCCCTGAGGTTGGGCTGGTTGTGAGGCTGGAGGGTGGGAGAGTGAGACCAAACCTGAGCCCACTGTGCGGTGAGAAGAGAGGGGAGACAGCTTGTCTGTGAAAGCCTACAGACCTGGGgcagagcacagctctgcatGGCATGCTAGAAActggcagaagctgctgttgGTTTGACCCTGCTTTAGGTTTCCTGGCAGAGGTTTGTGAGGTGCAGGGTGGTGCATCTTACCCTGCCAAATGAaacctctgctcctcctcctccaggtcCTGGCCACAGGGAGAGGCGACACTGAGCCCCTCAACTCCAGACCATGAGCTGGCTCGGCCACTGGGGATGCCAGGGCTGAGGGCTCCAACGCCCAGGCAAGGAAGATGCTCCAGACCAGCAACTACAGCCTGGTGCTGTTCCTGCAgttcctcctgcttttctatGACCTCTTTGTCAACTCCTTCTCAGAGCTGCTCCGCACGGCCCCTGCTGTCCAGCTTGTTCTCTTCATGTGAGTGCCAGGCGGGCACAGGGGGTAGcgtggtggggcaggagggctggggtcTCACCATGTCTCTCTTGGTGCAGCATCCAGGACATTGCTATTCTCTTCAACgtcatcatcatcttcctcaTGTTCTTCAACACCTTCATCTTCCAGGCCGGGCTGGTCAACCTCCTCTTCCACAAGTTCAAGGGGACCATTCTGCTGTCTGCAGCCTACCTGGCGCTTAGCATCTCCTTCCACATCTGGGTTATGGTAGGCTGGGGCAGGCTTGGGGCTGCTGGCTTCTTctgagggcaggcagcacaggcagcagtcCCTCTCCCACAAGAGGAAGGCCATGATCTGCCACCGCAGGGACAGTTTGGTGTCCCCCTGTGATTCCCTATGTGACCCCCTTGATGAGTTGGCCTGGAAGGGAGCTGCCCTATCCCGGCCCCTTCCCCAAGAGCCATGACTTGCTGGAAAATCCTCTTTCCTTGTggaaagcccagcagctgcagctctgtgctggcacAGAAGCCCACAGTGGGGTAATCCTTGCTGAAGTCTgtgacagcagctcctggtttACCTGGGATTAATCCCCAACACTCAGAGACGGGGGACagcttcttccctgctggcaTCAGGCAGCACCAAGGGCTCTGTCGAGGCAgcatcttccctttctcctcccccagctgaactccctcctgtcccctgccccagccgctgcaggagcagcccctACACCCTGCCCGCCCCTGGGCACCCCTCTCCATTGGGCTCTcgtccccctgctccagcctctgagtGAGGATCCGtccccaccctgctgccttAGGGCAAGGGAATCGCttagagctgggcagggagctgcgCTGTGTCAGGGTGCCCAAGGTGGCATCCATGCCGGTGCTGCCCACGCTGCCCGGGCAGGGGATTGACAGGGATTTGCAGGGATCTGAAGTCTGAAGCTAGAATAGGTCCTGACTTGCTGGCTAAATCCCCTGAGCTGCTTAAcctttggggtggggggctgcccccccagGCCGGCAGTGTTGCCCCTGGCCTGTGCACAGCTTCAGGGCCAGCAGCACACCAGGCTGAGGGAGCCAGAGGTGTGGGGGGCTGCTCCCAAACTAATGCAGGGGTTATCCCTGGTTCCTGTCCGTCTGTCTGCCTCAGAACCTGCGGTGGCGGGACTCCAGCCGCTTCGTGTGGACCGAAGGCCTGCAGaccctttttgttttccagcgGCTGGGTAAGGGCTGGTGGTCGCAGGGTCCCATGAGGGTTCCTGCCCCTTTCAGGGGCCTGTGGGGGTGAAGGTGACCCTTATCCCCCTCCCTTCCGCAGCGGCCGTGCTCTACTGTTACTTCTACAAGAGGACAGCGGTGCACCTGGGCGATCCCCTCTTCTACCAGGACTCACTCTGGCTGCGCAAGGAGTTTGCACAGTTCCACGGCTGATGGCTCCCCTCGGGCTCTGGGCGACCCGCCAGCTCTCCctcagctccctggcagcccccGCTGTCTCCCTGCACCTCTCGGCCCCCCTGGGGATGGCTctggctccagctctgccaccttCCTCCCGGGATCCAACCATTCTGCCAGCGCTGCCACGGCTCCTGTGGGTGCCGGGGGTCGGCAGGAGGCTGGCGGCGCAtcccagctgtgcagcaggaaggTCTGTCCTGGCGCCACAGCCCCCATTGGGACTCGAGCATTTTTGTAAACGGTAAAGAAATAAATCGGAGACGTTTTCCAGTAGCTGCCTGGTGTCCATGTGCCCCGgctgcttcccttcctccccgTGCCGGTGCCTGCCATCCCGACAACCTTACCGCAGCTCAGCGCTGGGCTTGCAGCCCCAGAACAGGGCTGTTCCCACCCCGCAGCGTGGACCGCTGGGCCCAGGGGAGGCTCGGAGGGGGCGTAGGCAGAGCCGGCGGGCAGCCGGGTGCGAGGCTCGAACCCGGGCAACGCGGCCCGGTCCTCCAAAGCCATAGAGAGGGCGGAGGGAGCGGTTAGACGCCTTCCCGCCGAGCGCTCCCGGAAGtgagggcggcggcggcggttCCCATGGAGATGGAAGATGGCGCCCAGGAGTGAGTGCAGGGCGGCGGCAGGCCGGCCCGGGAGGCCGCGGTCCGGGCCCGGGGGACAGCGAGGCGCGGGGGagggggccgcggggcgggctCGGGGGTGCCGCCGAGCCAGCCAAGGCGCAGCGGGGCCGGGAAGGGGGtgcagcggggcgggggccgggccgggccctcCCAGCCCATGGCCGCCTTGCGCCCGCAGGCCGCCAGCGCTCCTCGGCACCGCTGCAGGTCCTGCTTTTCCTCAACGGGTGGTACAGCGCGACTTACTTCCTGCTGGAGGCCTTCGTCTTCGTGTACAAGGGtgagcccccccaccccgccctCTCCGgccccccagggcagcagctccccgcCCTGAGGCCCGGGGCGTGCTGTGGGTGCGGGCCCTGAGGGCAGCGGTGGCTGTGCccgcagtgctgctgctgccgtaCCCCTTCACCAACCTGGTGCTGGACGTTGTGCTGCTCTTCCTCTACCTCGGCACTGAGGCCACTCGCATCTTCTTCGGTAAGTCCTGGGGACAACGGGGTGTCCCCCCAGGGTGACACGGGGCTGCAGAGCCCCCGCAGGAGCTtgctggggcacagctgggggtgCAGTTTACCGTGTCCCCCCACTGCAGAGTCCTGAGGGGGGGCACTCCACTTCTAACCGCACACCCTGCAGGGTCCAAAGGCAACCTATGCCAGCGGAAGGTGCCGCTCTCCATCAGCCTGGCCCTGACCATCCCAGCAGCTGTGATGGCAACCTAttacctgctgctgcagacctACGCCCTGCGCCTGGAAGCCATCCTCAACGCCACCCTCCTGCTCTTCTATGCCatagagctgctgctgggcatcTTGGCGCTGGTCTCCTTCTCCAGGTACTGTGGCTGGGCCACACCATGCGGGGAGCTGGGTGACACCGGGGCACCGCAGGAGCTGGCACACGAGCTGCTAGGCTGGTTTGGTGCCAACACatccccttctttccttcttcgCAGTGTGGATTCGTACTGAGGCCTCGTGCCGCATCAAAGGACTAGGCATAGAGCAGCACAGGTATGCGAGGCAGCGGGCAGCCGGCCGGCTGCCAGCTCCACCTCCCAGGCTGGCCCCGCGCTGGTGCCCACGGGCAGGGATCCCCACCCTGCCTGCTCTCCGCTTCGCCCACAGCACATGCAAGCGACCTGCCAGGCAGTACCCAACCTGCTGCCACCCAGGATGCGGCCCCCAGGGCTTGTGAAGCGCAGGTCAGTTCGAGGTAcggagaattattttttttttctactgcctTCTCAGAATAATTCACTATTttccaataaatatttatttttacctggTGCCTGGGCATGTGGCTTCCTCTGGGGCAGTGGGCTGGGCGTAAAGCGGTCAGGAGCTTCCAGCACCACACCACTGCCCCACAGCGCTGCCTGAGGGGTGCAGGAGCCCCCTAGAAGCCTCAGAAAACAATGAGGGCCATGGACAGCAGGCACAGAGGCACTAACAGGCCCCACATactgctcttccctcccacaCAGCCACCCTAAAACACTCCCACCCCACTCATCACCTAAAAGACCATCATAGGGAGGAAACACGACAAAGAGCCCTACAGCGCCATATAAAAGATTGACAACGTCATCAAGTTTATTACACAATTTTCAACCTATCAGAAAGACAAACAAATCTAGTCACTGCGAGCAGGAGGGGCAGCGCCTCGCTGGGTGGTTAATAGGGGTTTGCTCTGCACTTTTCCCCactattttgaaagaaactaaaaatttGTGTCGTTAAGTAAAAAAACAGAACTCTCCCACCGAGCGCTTCCCCCAGCAGTCACCCGCTAAGCCGGCACCTCATGGTACtttacaagatattttttttttctttctttttgtgtttgtttgtgggtCATTTCAACCTAAAAGACCTCCGGAGCCAGGTTTCTCCTGTCCAGCAACAGTTCAGAGGGTGACactgcctggctggcagcccctggggctgaCACCCACCCTGGAAATCACCCCACGTCTCCTCAGCTCGCCCCGACCCTCATGGGCTCTCTCTCTCCTGCCAAAGGGACCCACACTGGGCCTCACAGCCTGGAGAgacacagggctgggggggggctccTGCGCAGCTGCCCACTGCTCTGCACAGATAGtcccctgcccaccacccctGGCCTGGCCTGCGTGACACAACTGAGCTGCCACTGTGTGTGGAACTGCCGCATTGCCTGTCAGGAAAGGGCGGCTGGGGCGGGGACGacagctggggaagggacagCACCCCAAGCACCTGTGGGGGACAGGTGGTCCCCGAGGGCAGCTGGCCGGGGGCGttgcagcctgccctgcctcttCCACTTCCTCTAAAACAAGGAAGGTGCTGCAGGAGAGCCTGGCTCTGCGCAGGGCCCTGCCGCACGTGTGGGAGACGAGTGAGCGCAGAGGTGGCATGCCGCCAGGCAAGCCGGAGGGGAACGCCGGGCGAcctccagctcagccccagcccccgcgccccggcacGCTGCTCCTGGGCAGAGTGGAGAGGGCGAGCAGGGACAGCAGGCCCACAGAGGGGATAGGCTGTGCTTCCTCTCCAGCAGGGGCAGAGAAAGGAGCGTGGCACCGTGTCCCGAGCTGGGACTGCTGGGATGATGGGGACAGGAGCGTCTCCAGACAAGGCCAGAGGATGGTATGTGGCAGAAGACCCTGCACCGCTTCCAGCGAACCCAGGCAGGGGGTCGGGAGCCGTGTGCCTCCAAGCCAAGGGGTCCGTCCCCTCCAGCCACCCCCTGAAAGGGCTCACAAACCTCTctccatggaaaaaaagcaccatttCTCTTTGGGTCCGGGTGTCCACAGAGCGGAGCAGGGCGGCCCAGGCGTTCCCCGGCTCCCCGCCTCTCCCCGGGAAGCAGCGGCAGCGTTGAGTGCGGGCAAGGGCTCAGGCCCCAAGGCCACGAGGTGTCGGTGGGAGTCCCGCCGGGGCACGGCACGGCTTTCCTTGGGCACCCGGAGAGCTGGGGGTGGCGGGGAAGGGGCCCAGGGGTGGGGGTAGAGCGGCCTCGGTCACGTAGTCCTGGTCGAGGTGAGGAGATACGAGTCCATTAAAAACCACTTACTGCCAAACTTCCTGCAGGGAGAGACAGAGGAGCAGTCAGAGCAGCGCCGAGCCCCCTTCCCGCCGCCTCAGCCCTCACCCTGGGAGGGGACCCCCAAGACCCCACAGCAATGGCACGGTACATGTGTCAGCGCCTCGGCACCAGCTCACCTGTCTCAGTGGTGCCGGTCCCTCTCTCTGTCCCTGTCCCGATGCCGCTCATGCTCCCGGTTCCTCTCCTGGAAATAGTCCTCGTGCCGATCCTCACTGTGGAGCAGGTCCCGGTGTCGCCGGCTGCTTTCACGGGACCGGCTGGGAGAGCGCTCCCGAGATCGGTGTcttttcctggggaaaagaagaaaaagcttttggtCACCCCAGGGAAGGATCTCGCTGGGGTGGGGTCAGAGACAGCGAGCAAAGCCCCACGGGGGGGTACAAACGAAGCCACCCCGGCACCGCTGGTacctggaggagctgctgctggcgcCTGTGCTGTAGGACTTGGCTTCAATGCCGTGCAGACAGTCTTTGAGGGACGAGAGGAGGACGCGGCACCGCTCATCGTTGGCGACGCGGGACTGCTTGATGACAGCGATGGCCGTGAGGAGGGTCTCGATGGCGTCGCTGTAGTCACCTGGGGGGGAACGGAGCAGGGCTGAGGGATGTGGACCTGCcgtgggatggggtggggggggacacagcaggaGGGGAGCGCAGGAATAAAATCACTGTTACCTGCGCTGGCGCCAGACACTGCCTTGGAGATGGCGCTGCTGGAGATCGCCCGGTTCCTGTTCATGATCTCCTCAAACTCCACTTCGCTCACagggggaggcggcgggccgAGCTCCCGGCTGCACAGGAGGCACACGTGGGGGTCAGCATAGCCCCCCCCAATTTGATCGAGAGGCATGCAGCTCCCCTCCGCCCTGTCTCACCTGCTGTGGTTGTAGGGGGCCACTGCCTTGCCGTAGGTGTCTGGTGGAGGACCCAGGGCTGCGttgggtggggggaagaaggcGGGGTTgaggtgcagggcaggggggacagcTCCCGGGGGTGGCACAGCCAGGTGGGGGGGCAGTCGAGGCGGCGGGGGCATGAGATGCTGGTAGTGGATGccaggtgggggtggggggacgcCAAAGCCGGAGGagaggggtggtgggggtggcattggcggcggggggagccccatgaggggcagggcagcggggggggCGGTTGAAGAAAGGCAGGACAGAGGGGGGTTTCTCCACACGGGCAGGCGGCAAGGCATTCTCTGTCGGCGTGGCACGGCCGTCCACTGAGTCCACGGAGTCTCGGGAGTGGGCCCTCGGCGGCACACCTGCAAGCGGCACAGGAAAGAGCCATGAGCCGTGGCCGGAGGGCCTGCAGGTCTCGGAgacctcctcctcttcctccccacccgTGGCAACCAGCGCAAGGACCATCCTCTCCCGCAGCCCCGTGAGATCTGGCCTCGGGAGAGCTCAAGGTGCCCAGAGAAAGATCCAGCCAGCCAAATGTAGCCTCCGCTTCCAGGTGTCTCAGAGAAGGTACCAACTCTCCAGCAAGACCCTGGCTGCCCGCACGGTGCCCCCAGGATGCTGCTCTCGGTCAGTGGGGCTCTGCAGAAGCCGCTGAGCAAGCAGGTTACAGGGACAGAAGCGAAAAGCCACAAGAAATGGCAAGAGGTCCCCAGCAGAGAGGTCGCTGGGTCCTGAGTCCCTGAAGATGTTAAATGACCCGGAGAGCCTGTGATCCTCACAGGGGTTCAGAAAGGCCTGAGCGTGGAGGAACACGAGGGGACAGAACCCAAGTGCCAACAGcaatggagctgctggaggaaggaaaactcGGTGCCCATCGGCCCTCAAAGAGGACAGGAACCCTCGCTGTGTCCAAAGAGGCTTAGAGGATGAGACAAGAGGAACGATGGAGGGCACTGCCTCTGCCTGAGCCTCTCAGGGGAGACACAGCTCCCCACCAGGCCCTGCTGCTCTGATGGCACCAAATGGAGCAATTTTTGGGCACCGGCGCTGCCGAGCTGGCTGCCAAGGGTTCATGTGAGCGAAGCTGCGCCGGCAGCAAGCCGAAACTCAGCCTCCCTGTGCCCGGGGGCAAAGGGTGAGAGAAGGGAACATGCCCTGCTCCACCAAAATGCAAGGGCAGGTCGGGACATGGTCGAACAGCGCATGGCGCTGCCAAGCAACAGATCACCACGGGCACTGGAGCTGAAGGAAGGGTGTGAAGGTGACAGCTACCCCACTGCAACTCAGCCAGGGTGCTTCAGGAGAAGGGCTTTCCTTGCATGAAACGGGCCATGGGATCTACAATGACCACAGCTGGCCAAGACCTCCTCATACACGCTCCTGCCAAGACAGTCCCTGCGGCTCCACAGAGCCCCCCGGCATGGGGCTGGGGCGTCACATCGCTGCGGAGTGAGGCGAGGACCACCTATTGCCATTGTAGAAAGCCCACGGCCAGGCCCCAGCTGGAATACTGCGTCCAGTGTTGGGCACCTTACCTCCGCAGGGATGGACAAATTCTGGAGCAGATCCAGAGAAGAGCTACTAATAGATATGGAGGGTCTTAGCTATGTTGATAGGCTGAAGAGCTTAAGCCCATTCAgtttggagaggaggaggaggaggctaCGAGGGATCTTCGCAGTGTGTGAGCACCTAAAAGGGGATCACAAAGACTCGGGTCAGGATCTAATCAGActcagcagcaacaggaaaCAACCCCCAGAGACTCCTGGCagtgtcccccccaccccaaggtCTCGGTGGGTTcagcctgacagctctgctggggacCTGCGGGACCCGTGGGAGCTGCCGCGCAGCGTGGAGCCCCCCCCGACCCACGGCGTGCCTTCGCCTCACTCACGTTTGCGAGCCTGCGCCTCGAACTGTGACAGGTTCTGCCGGGTTGCCAGCCTCACCTCCACCTTGTCCCCATTGAGGATTTTGCCAGGCAGAAGCTCCAGGAGTTTATGAACCGAGTTCTCAGAGGCAACCACCACCTCTGCGTACCTGTGGCAGAGCCCAGAGGTCAGCCAGCAAGAACCAGCCCCCAGGAATTCACCCCCTAGCAGGGGGTAGGGACCCCTGGCCAAACCCTGGCAGAAAGCACCCCGGCACCACCTCCCGCTGCCTTCCCTGGCAGCCAAACCCAGCCTGGTGTTACATGCCGCCTCCTCCCTGCCCCGTGCTGTTTGGGAGTCTCTGGTTTACTATCCATCCCAGCTCCAGGCACATCACCTGTGCCAGCCAGGAAAAGCACTGGCTGCTCCCTCACTCCCCACAACACAGAGGATGTGGCCACAAGGGCCTGGCTCCCCCACTCTCCCGCAACCCCCTCGGCTCTCACCCTTTTGACTGGCCGTTGGCTCTGTTCTCTGCGAATTTCAGCTCCACTACATCGTAGACACCAACCGAGCGGATGGTCTGGATCAGCTGCTGGTCAGTCGTCCACtgaggggaagaggggagaggCCGGTGTCAGCTCACACAACCCATTGCAGGgcctggtgccccccagcttAACCCAGACTCAGGGGGCTGGGACACAGCGCTGGAGTACAGACACCCTCAGAGCCCCTACAGGGAGTTTAAAATCAACCTCGAGTCTGAATCAGGCCCAGTGCATGGCTAACAGAGGTGCCTCTGTTCTTTGGACAAGACAGACCCTTCTCAGAACCGATCCCATATCCATCAACAGGCGAAGGGGACTCGCCTGCGCAGCCCCCAGGATGGCAGAGCCAGGTGGGAGCAGCAGTCGCCGTGAGGCAGGCACCACAGGTGCTGGTCATTTGCCCCAGACTGGACATGAAGCCCCTCAGGTCTACAAACTCCTTTTCCCCCGAGGATGACAAGGTCAAGCCCAGCTCACAACCTGGCTTGGTACACTGGGTCAGCGTGGATTGAGGAGGAACAGCACCCCCAaagagccctgcagcccctcggCGGTTTCTCTGGAGGACCTCCACATGCAGGAGACCCAAACCGCCCACACCGGTGGTCTGGAGACCCCCCTCCCACAGGCAAGCACAGCCAAGGAGCGATCACACTCACCCAGGAGAAGCTGCCCACATAGACGGCAGCTCTCTTATTGCGCAGCCCGCTGTAGGTGTACAGGATGGCGGGAGATTTGCTGTTGGGCTTGGGGGGTGGCTCCTGTCGGATCTCCGGGGGCGCCTCCGAGCTGCTGGTGCGGCTTTCGGGGGGCTGCGAGCTGGCTGCTAACACGTCGTCGTAGAGGTCCATCTGATCAGCATTACTGAACTCAGAGTCCTGCGAGAGGAGACAGCGTGAGCTCCTCCGTAGGGGGGAGACCCCGCGGGTGAAACCACAGCTCAGAAAGAGACCTGCGGGCTCTTAGGAGCCAAAACGGAGCTCTGCAGGACCACCCCATTCTGCCGGAGTCCTCCAACACCCCCCAGCAATGACCGTCCAGCAGGAGCCAAATCCCAACCACCACAGGCGATGCTTAAAAGTCATCCCACAGTGCCACCCTGCCATGCTGGAGGCTGCGGGTGAGCAGCGCTGGAGGTCACAAAGCCTCCTTCAGTTCAAAAGCAGCCGCCCCAGGTCAGCGAGCACTGGCGCGCACGAGCTCTTCTGGGACAGCACGAGCCGAGTCCAAAGGTTTCGCGCCCAAATCACTTGTCTTGGGTCGGTTCGCAGCCAGAAAGTAGCAAATCACTGCCATGAACCAAGCCACCGCAAACAGATCCAGCGCCTGTTATCTCACAAGCCACCTCCCCATGCCGagccctgtcccctccctccAGTGTCACGCCACCATCTCTTTGACAGCGTGGCCCTCTTTCAGCGCTTCATTTTCGCAATGCAACTCCCCCCCTGGCCCAGCAGACCCCTCTCAGCACTGTACTGCTCTTCCTTGCTAGTGGCAAAGCCACGCCGTGCCCTGGGCTTATGGGCACCCCTCACTTGTGCAATCCACGCCAGCACCTGCTCTTCCTCCTGGGCAACGTGGAAATCCCTCTTGCACGTCCCCACTCCAGCTGCCCAGCTCTCCGACCGGCCAACGCTAATGCAAGCCCCACAGCAACAGGATCAACACCTCCTTTCCCCAGCAATGAGCATTACTGGCACTTAGAAACCAGGGTGATGGGCTCTGCTTCATGATCCTTGGCATAACGCTGGGGCATTTTTGACACATAAGGAGGTGGAGAAGGGAGGAATACTCCAGGAAGCAGAACCACGAGGCTTTACCCGACTGGTGACCTGTGCTGGCTTgattttcctcctcccagcttcAACTACAAGCCTTTTGCTTTTCCGTCCGCTCTTCTGCTGAGCT
Proteins encoded in this region:
- the TMEM216 gene encoding transmembrane protein 216, which translates into the protein MAPRSRQRSSAPLQVLLFLNGWYSATYFLLEAFVFVYKVLLLPYPFTNLVLDVVLLFLYLGTEATRIFFGSKGNLCQRKVPLSISLALTIPAAVMATYYLLLQTYALRLEAILNATLLLFYAIELLLGILALVSFSSVDSY
- the TMEM138 gene encoding transmembrane protein 138 is translated as MLQTSNYSLVLFLQFLLLFYDLFVNSFSELLRTAPAVQLVLFIIQDIAILFNVIIIFLMFFNTFIFQAGLVNLLFHKFKGTILLSAAYLALSISFHIWVMNLRWRDSSRFVWTEGLQTLFVFQRLAAVLYCYFYKRTAVHLGDPLFYQDSLWLRKEFAQFHG
- the CPSF7 gene encoding LOW QUALITY PROTEIN: cleavage and polyadenylation specificity factor subunit 7 (The sequence of the model RefSeq protein was modified relative to this genomic sequence to represent the inferred CDS: deleted 1 base in 1 codon), with the protein product MSEGVDLIDIYADEEFNQDSEFSNADQMDLYDDVLAASSQPPESRTSSSEAPPEIRQEPPPKPNSKSPAILYTYSGLRNKRAAVYVGSFSWWTTDQQLIQTIRSVGVYDVVELKFAENRANGQSKGYAEVVVASENSVHKLLELLPGKILNGDKVEVRLATRQNLSQFEAQARKRVPPRAHSRDSVDSVDGRATPTENALPPARVEKPPSVLPFFNRPPAALPLMGLPPPPMPPPPPLSSGFGVPPPPPGIHYQHLMPPPPRLPPHLAVPPPGAVPPALHLNPAFFPPPNAALGPPPDTYGKAVAPYNHSSRELGPPPPPVSEVEFEEIMNRNRAISSSAISKAVSGASAGDYSDAIETLLTAIAVIKQSRVANDERCRVLLSSLKDCLHGIEAKSYSTGASSSSSRKRHRSRERSPSRSRESSRRHRDLLHSEDRHEDYFQERNREHERHRDRDRERDRHH